Proteins found in one Fimbriimonadia bacterium genomic segment:
- a CDS encoding TrpB-like pyridoxal phosphate-dependent enzyme, with protein sequence MTDTKITLPESEIPSHFYNILPDLPTPMPPPLHPGTKQPIGPQDLAAIFPMALIQQEMSPERWIEIPDEVRDIYRLYRPTPLFRARALEEALDTPAHIYYKSEHHSPVGSHKLNTALVQAYYNREAGIKRLATETGAGQWGSALSCACRLMGLECMVYMVRVSYDQKPYRRIMMKTYGAEIVASPSELTNAGRSILAEHPDSPGSLGIAISEAVEDAAKRDDTNYSLGSVLNHVLLHQTVIGLEAKKQMEIAGEYPDYVIACHGGGSNFGGFAIPFAHDKIKSNRTRTRIIAVEPSACPTLTGGRREYDFGDTAETTPLIMMHTLGHKFIPPPVHAGGLRYHGSAPLVSHLLAEGVIEAEAYHQGEVFQSAITFARCEGTIPAPESAHAVHSAILHALRAKEAGEPWVIAFNLSGHGHFDLAAYESYLAGTMDLQA encoded by the coding sequence ATGACCGACACCAAGATCACGCTTCCAGAATCCGAGATCCCTTCGCACTTCTACAACATCTTGCCCGACCTACCGACTCCGATGCCGCCGCCGCTGCATCCGGGCACCAAACAACCCATCGGGCCGCAGGACCTGGCTGCGATCTTCCCGATGGCACTCATCCAACAGGAGATGTCGCCGGAAAGATGGATCGAGATCCCGGACGAGGTGCGGGACATCTATCGGCTGTACCGTCCCACTCCGCTGTTTCGCGCGCGTGCTTTGGAAGAGGCGCTCGACACCCCCGCGCACATCTACTACAAGTCGGAACATCACAGCCCCGTGGGGAGCCACAAGCTGAACACCGCGTTGGTGCAGGCATACTACAACCGCGAAGCCGGCATCAAGAGACTGGCAACCGAAACGGGAGCGGGCCAGTGGGGCTCCGCGCTATCATGTGCCTGCCGCCTGATGGGGCTCGAGTGCATGGTGTACATGGTACGTGTCAGCTATGATCAGAAGCCATATCGTCGTATCATGATGAAGACGTACGGCGCGGAGATAGTAGCCAGTCCGTCCGAACTGACGAACGCCGGTCGCAGCATTCTCGCCGAGCATCCGGACTCACCGGGCTCACTGGGCATCGCGATTTCGGAAGCCGTAGAAGATGCAGCAAAGCGCGATGACACGAACTACTCGCTAGGAAGCGTTCTCAACCATGTGCTTCTGCACCAGACGGTGATAGGCTTAGAAGCGAAGAAGCAGATGGAGATCGCGGGCGAATACCCAGATTACGTGATAGCGTGTCATGGTGGAGGCAGCAACTTCGGCGGCTTCGCGATCCCGTTTGCTCACGACAAGATCAAGTCGAACAGAACCAGGACGCGCATCATTGCCGTGGAGCCTTCCGCATGCCCCACACTAACAGGGGGAAGGCGGGAGTACGACTTTGGGGACACCGCCGAGACCACGCCGCTGATCATGATGCACACGCTCGGACACAAGTTCATACCACCTCCGGTTCACGCGGGAGGCCTGCGCTACCACGGTTCCGCACCACTAGTCAGCCATCTGCTAGCGGAGGGCGTGATCGAGGCGGAGGCTTACCACCAGGGCGAGGTGTTCCAGAGCGCTATCACCTTCGCGCGGTGCGAGGGGACCATCCCGGCACCAGAATCTGCGCACGCGGTGCATTCCGCCATCCTTCACGCGCTGCGCGCGAAGGAAGCGGGCGAGCCGTGGGTGATCGCGTTCAACCTTTCGGGCCACGGTCACTTCGACCTCGCGGCGTACGAGTCTTACCTCGCGGGAACGATGGACCTACAGGCGTAG
- a CDS encoding lactate/malate dehydrogenase family protein: protein MKVSIIGGGGRVGSNAAFALQQGGIVREIVIVDAAQDMAEGEALDLRHGASLSAPQIIRAGGYDAVAGSDCVVITAGLRRKPDETRLDLISRNVELFNGILDSLMSVKLAQGACILVVSNPVDILTQLAFAKTKMGRSKVFGLGTVLDTCRFRSFLGEFFNVAATDVKALILGEHGDSMVPIWSSATINGVALSSFPGYSPEKMNDIFEMTKTSGAEVIRQKGGAGWAVGVSIREVVEAVALDKRALLPISVYQEGALGIRDVCLSLPTIVDCSGAASVIEPSVSDSERELLLKSAESLRDVLDKVL, encoded by the coding sequence ATGAAGGTTTCCATTATCGGCGGTGGTGGGCGCGTGGGTTCGAATGCCGCCTTCGCACTGCAGCAGGGGGGCATCGTCCGCGAGATCGTGATTGTGGATGCAGCGCAGGACATGGCGGAGGGCGAGGCTCTCGATCTGCGTCACGGCGCATCGCTTTCTGCACCGCAGATAATTCGGGCTGGGGGATACGACGCGGTGGCAGGCTCTGATTGCGTGGTGATCACTGCGGGGTTGCGACGCAAGCCCGACGAAACTCGGCTCGATCTGATTAGCCGAAATGTAGAACTTTTCAACGGAATCTTGGACAGTTTGATGTCGGTGAAGTTGGCTCAGGGGGCGTGCATTCTGGTCGTGTCAAACCCGGTTGACATCCTTACGCAGCTCGCATTCGCGAAGACCAAAATGGGGCGATCGAAGGTGTTCGGACTGGGAACGGTGCTGGACACATGCAGGTTTCGGTCTTTCCTCGGAGAGTTCTTCAACGTTGCTGCAACGGACGTGAAGGCGCTGATCCTGGGCGAGCACGGCGACTCCATGGTGCCGATTTGGAGCAGCGCGACAATCAACGGCGTCGCACTGAGCAGCTTTCCGGGCTACTCGCCGGAGAAGATGAACGATATCTTCGAGATGACGAAGACCAGCGGTGCCGAGGTGATCCGTCAGAAGGGCGGCGCGGGCTGGGCCGTGGGTGTGTCCATCCGTGAGGTGGTGGAGGCGGTAGCTCTGGACAAGCGCGCGCTGCTGCCTATCTCGGTGTATCAAGAAGGCGCACTGGGGATCCGAGACGTCTGCCTGTCGCTTCCCACGATTGTGGACTGCAGTGGTGCGGCGTCGGTCATCGAGCCTTCGGTGAGCGACAGCGAGCGCGAGCTGTTGCTGAAATCCGCGGAGTCCCTGCGCGACGTGCTGGACAAGGTGCTGTAG
- a CDS encoding PEP-CTERM sorting domain-containing protein (PEP-CTERM proteins occur, often in large numbers, in the proteomes of bacteria that also encode an exosortase, a predicted intramembrane cysteine proteinase. The presence of a PEP-CTERM domain at a protein's C-terminus predicts cleavage within the sorting domain, followed by covalent anchoring to some some component of the (usually Gram-negative) cell surface. Many PEP-CTERM proteins exhibit an unusual sequence composition that includes large numbers of potential glycosylation sites. Expression of one such protein has been shown restore the ability of a bacterium to form floc, a type of biofilm.): protein MNRLVGLCLGGLAVLIPVSAHAYLADLYFRNLETGVRSFVTPVRPGDRVAISFDFSTSPDENLAWTELSGFINFQGSSVVTWAVAQQIVQYIRDFHDIPSLPYSTFVYGPGEVRNDKNDPGRQSATFITSAGLYWRMNIDPNEFQAKHGFNRIAEFTVPLDAQVGETLEFGRRNLLGTNDVSSRIIDSVNRRDGLQFNRIIIVPEPAAVIGLFIGVWAVAALGRRKRE, encoded by the coding sequence TTGAACCGTTTGGTTGGCTTGTGCCTGGGTGGGCTCGCCGTGCTGATTCCAGTCAGCGCGCACGCCTATTTGGCTGACCTGTACTTCCGGAATCTCGAGACGGGCGTTCGCAGCTTCGTGACGCCGGTCCGGCCAGGAGACCGGGTCGCAATCAGCTTCGATTTCTCCACCTCCCCGGACGAGAACCTGGCATGGACGGAGCTATCCGGGTTCATCAACTTCCAGGGGTCCAGTGTGGTGACCTGGGCGGTCGCGCAGCAGATCGTCCAGTATATCCGTGACTTTCACGACATTCCGAGCCTGCCCTACTCGACGTTCGTGTATGGGCCGGGCGAGGTACGAAATGACAAGAACGATCCAGGGCGGCAGAGTGCCACGTTTATCACATCCGCAGGGCTCTACTGGCGGATGAATATTGACCCGAACGAGTTCCAGGCGAAGCACGGATTCAACCGGATTGCCGAGTTCACGGTGCCTCTCGACGCGCAAGTGGGAGAGACGCTGGAGTTCGGCCGCCGAAACTTGCTGGGCACGAACGATGTCTCGTCTCGGATCATCGACTCGGTGAATCGTCGTGATGGTCTTCAGTTCAATCGCATCATCATCGTGCCGGAGCCTGCAGCTGTCATCGGCTTGTTCATCGGCGTATGGGCCGTCGCTGCGCTAGGTAGACGAAAGCGAGAATAG
- a CDS encoding PQQ-binding-like beta-propeller repeat protein translates to MRTKTLAIAALPILFTVFAAAESPMHRGGPEHSGAADALTVPAALKWQWLGESGAKSLSSPAVAGGIVYVGLGGQVTALRLADGAVVWGYPAGQKIPASFRLSPAVGDGLVFCAASDASLYVLSVETGRLVWQFNARVSITTPPTYANGVVYIGTSDGRVFALDGKSGSPVWTEPYKAGGAVQGPVCVAEGNVIALSEDGVIHGITPPTGKVRYRQRLTGLSRGAHLAVSGEYMFVNSGNSLVALNPANGRSRWAKQLGSPAALSPASDGRHVYSATEEGKVFAFDMSGRQTWQKPVTMPYPLEASPTIAGDTLVLPLRRGLVYGLDSGSGETLWTYLLKPPPGLRVSSGGTTRTPTWSSISSEPTVASDTLLVLTEYGQLFAFSAKDAVDLTPPAVLHLIPAPGDMISGRPPLYVQVGLEDLGSGIVEGSVELLLDGEALKPSGDTPLFDPLKGIVLYQMKSEELVRPLADGRHTFEIRARDWMGNVLSRTWDVTIDNSLQPGIPKSRGTDDLGGGGGRGGRSHEGGGG, encoded by the coding sequence ATGAGAACAAAGACGCTCGCAATCGCTGCACTCCCCATTCTCTTCACTGTCTTTGCGGCTGCCGAGTCGCCCATGCACCGAGGCGGGCCGGAGCACTCGGGGGCGGCAGACGCCTTAACCGTGCCGGCGGCGCTCAAGTGGCAATGGCTCGGCGAATCGGGGGCCAAGTCGCTCTCCTCGCCTGCCGTAGCCGGAGGTATCGTCTACGTCGGGCTCGGGGGTCAGGTGACTGCGCTGCGACTCGCGGACGGGGCAGTCGTGTGGGGATACCCTGCCGGGCAGAAGATCCCCGCCAGCTTCCGGCTCTCGCCCGCCGTCGGTGATGGATTGGTGTTCTGTGCGGCGTCGGACGCTTCTCTTTACGTCCTCTCCGTGGAGACTGGGCGGCTGGTGTGGCAGTTCAACGCGCGCGTGTCCATCACGACACCACCCACCTACGCGAACGGCGTCGTATACATCGGCACGAGTGACGGGCGAGTGTTCGCATTAGACGGCAAGTCGGGCAGCCCAGTGTGGACCGAGCCCTACAAAGCAGGAGGTGCAGTCCAAGGGCCAGTGTGCGTGGCCGAGGGTAACGTGATCGCACTCTCGGAAGACGGCGTAATCCACGGGATCACGCCTCCGACCGGAAAGGTGCGATATCGCCAGCGACTCACCGGCCTATCACGTGGAGCCCACCTCGCAGTCTCGGGCGAATACATGTTCGTGAACTCCGGCAATTCGCTCGTCGCGCTGAACCCTGCCAATGGTCGGTCGAGGTGGGCCAAACAGCTTGGTAGCCCTGCAGCGTTGTCGCCGGCATCCGACGGGCGGCACGTGTACTCCGCGACCGAGGAAGGCAAGGTCTTCGCATTCGACATGAGCGGCAGACAGACATGGCAGAAGCCGGTGACCATGCCCTATCCGCTCGAGGCATCCCCCACCATTGCGGGTGATACACTCGTACTGCCGCTTCGTCGGGGTCTAGTATACGGCCTCGATAGCGGCTCCGGAGAGACGCTGTGGACCTATCTGTTGAAGCCGCCGCCTGGGCTGCGCGTGTCTAGCGGTGGCACTACCCGCACGCCCACCTGGTCCAGCATCTCCTCGGAGCCCACGGTTGCGAGCGATACCCTCTTGGTACTAACAGAGTACGGGCAGCTATTCGCCTTCAGCGCAAAGGACGCTGTAGACCTGACTCCGCCGGCAGTGCTTCATCTCATACCGGCCCCTGGAGACATGATCTCGGGTCGGCCTCCGCTTTATGTCCAGGTCGGCTTGGAAGATCTGGGTTCCGGCATCGTGGAAGGCAGTGTGGAGTTGCTGCTCGACGGAGAGGCGCTGAAGCCCAGTGGTGACACCCCACTCTTCGACCCCCTCAAGGGTATCGTGCTTTATCAAATGAAATCCGAAGAGTTGGTTCGTCCACTGGCAGATGGCAGACACACCTTCGAGATCAGAGCACGGGACTGGATGGGCAACGTGCTATCGAGAACGTGGGACGTGACGATTGACAACTCTCTCCAGCCCGGCATCCCCAAATCCCGCGGCACGGACGACCTAGGTGGCGGAGGGGGCCGTGGCGGGCGCTCACACGAGGGTGGCGGCGGCTAA
- a CDS encoding DNA-protecting protein DprA, producing MAGAHTRVAAANLFDLRRAPTEADLEWHRWIRADIALLRARSLLDTHGSPSAVFAAGERAWEQAGCSEGEKRRLRSWDSLDDRERDLLADPDVSVCREVQADYPELLRHAKGVPTAFYVRGVLPEPEALTVAIIGTRSATPYGLSAAEFFARELGRMGVVIVTGGSYGIEAMSIRAALDAGGRCMVVLPCGLDMCYPEDHARMYRAVVERGAILSQFPFGTRPMAGTYPRRNRFIAALCEAVVVIECPRDSHALATANFANEDSRQVLVVPGPYHAPSFAGNHDLLRLGATLVTSPMHVVEDLGREVIPSEEDAVPAVSAEQERLLTLLETVPKKLDEIARIVGRPLPDVAADLTLLELSGKLTRAAGGAFCLRA from the coding sequence GTGGCGGGCGCTCACACGAGGGTGGCGGCGGCTAACCTCTTCGATCTGCGACGGGCTCCAACCGAAGCCGACCTGGAGTGGCATCGCTGGATCCGGGCGGACATCGCGCTGCTGCGCGCACGGTCCTTACTAGACACTCATGGCTCGCCGAGCGCTGTCTTTGCGGCAGGCGAGCGAGCTTGGGAGCAAGCAGGGTGCTCGGAGGGCGAAAAGCGACGGTTGCGCTCGTGGGACTCTCTGGATGACCGAGAGCGGGATCTGCTGGCCGACCCCGATGTGAGTGTGTGTCGCGAGGTGCAGGCAGATTATCCGGAGTTGCTGCGACACGCGAAGGGTGTGCCCACAGCATTCTATGTACGCGGCGTCCTACCCGAGCCGGAGGCACTCACGGTTGCCATCATCGGCACCCGAAGTGCGACGCCCTATGGCCTTTCCGCGGCCGAGTTCTTCGCGCGGGAGCTGGGACGCATGGGAGTAGTCATTGTCACAGGTGGGAGCTATGGCATCGAGGCTATGTCCATACGTGCCGCTCTGGACGCCGGGGGCCGCTGCATGGTCGTTCTGCCATGCGGCCTAGATATGTGCTATCCGGAGGACCATGCGCGCATGTACCGAGCCGTGGTGGAGAGGGGCGCGATCCTGTCGCAGTTCCCCTTCGGCACACGTCCAATGGCAGGCACCTACCCCAGGCGCAATCGCTTCATCGCTGCGCTCTGCGAAGCGGTCGTGGTCATCGAGTGCCCCCGCGATAGCCATGCCCTCGCGACGGCCAACTTCGCCAACGAGGACTCGCGTCAGGTCCTCGTGGTACCCGGCCCCTACCACGCTCCGTCCTTCGCAGGCAATCATGATCTGCTGCGACTAGGGGCAACCCTTGTCACGTCGCCCATGCACGTCGTCGAAGACCTTGGTCGAGAGGTGATCCCCTCAGAAGAAGATGCAGTGCCCGCTGTCTCGGCAGAGCAGGAGCGGCTTCTTACGCTGCTGGAGACGGTGCCGAAGAAGCTGGACGAGATAGCACGCATCGTGGGCAGGCCGCTACCAGACGTTGCAGCCGATTTGACGCTACTGGAGCTTTCCGGCAAACTCACAAGGGCGGCTGGAGGTGCGTTTTGCCTGAGAGCATAG
- the nagA gene encoding N-acetylglucosamine-6-phosphate deacetylase: protein MPESIDPYRVFASRLLGSVMDASATVLEIREGRIASVRAPKPGEVPGPLDVDARDLLVAPGLVDTHVHGGFGLDQMDGNEETIRRHAALLPSRGVTAFLVTPLTAPWPSITAAVRAAATVRKRPSEGALVLGCHLEGPFLNPQYKGAQNADHLCAPNFVEMEAALGELMGELRIVTLAPELPGALDTCRRLVDAGIRVSVGHSAATYDQVSAAIDAGASRATHCFNAMRGLHHREPGVAGAALTRSELAAELIWDDIHVHPVACRLLCEAKGSRGVIAVSDGTTGVGMQDGYRFDLWGLPATVASGAARLSDGTLAGSTIALDDALRNAAREVGLERAVNLCCTAPAASLGLEEEMGVLAPGRRADFVLLKPDLSVKATYTAGLGVFASS from the coding sequence TTGCCTGAGAGCATAGACCCATACCGCGTGTTCGCGAGCCGCTTGCTGGGAAGTGTGATGGACGCATCGGCAACGGTACTCGAGATACGAGAAGGCCGAATCGCTTCCGTGCGCGCCCCCAAACCCGGAGAGGTGCCTGGACCACTGGACGTGGACGCCCGCGACCTTCTCGTTGCGCCGGGCCTGGTGGACACGCACGTACACGGCGGGTTCGGTCTCGATCAGATGGACGGGAATGAAGAGACCATTCGCCGTCACGCCGCGCTCCTGCCCTCTCGGGGTGTAACGGCTTTTCTGGTGACACCACTGACCGCGCCATGGCCGTCTATCACAGCCGCAGTACGGGCGGCCGCTACCGTTCGCAAGAGGCCCAGCGAAGGAGCTTTGGTCCTCGGTTGCCACCTGGAGGGGCCGTTCCTGAACCCCCAGTACAAAGGCGCTCAGAACGCCGATCACCTCTGTGCACCGAACTTCGTCGAGATGGAAGCCGCGCTCGGGGAGTTGATGGGTGAACTGAGGATCGTGACCTTGGCACCCGAACTCCCAGGAGCTTTGGACACGTGTCGCAGGCTCGTTGATGCTGGCATACGCGTCTCCGTGGGGCACAGCGCGGCGACCTACGATCAAGTCAGCGCCGCCATCGATGCTGGGGCGAGCCGCGCCACGCACTGCTTCAATGCGATGCGCGGGCTTCACCACCGGGAGCCTGGAGTAGCCGGAGCGGCACTCACTCGATCGGAGCTAGCGGCAGAACTGATCTGGGACGATATCCATGTCCACCCTGTAGCATGCCGTCTCCTGTGCGAGGCGAAAGGCTCCCGTGGGGTGATTGCCGTATCGGATGGAACGACGGGCGTTGGAATGCAAGACGGATATCGGTTCGACCTATGGGGCCTACCTGCCACAGTGGCGAGTGGCGCGGCCAGGCTGTCTGATGGTACGCTCGCAGGCTCCACCATAGCGCTGGACGACGCACTTCGCAATGCCGCGCGAGAGGTGGGGCTGGAGCGGGCGGTGAATCTGTGTTGCACTGCTCCTGCCGCATCGTTGGGATTGGAGGAAGAGATGGGTGTCTTGGCCCCCGGCCGAAGGGCAGACTTCGTGCTGCTGAAACCGGACCTAAGCGTGAAGGCCACCTACACTGCAGGCCTCGGGGTGTTTGCTTCATCCTAG
- a CDS encoding APC family permease, with protein sequence MPNLIRGLVRLVQGPPIPSKRARHERLSVIFALPTFAADALSSVAYATEAIMLVLLAASINHLPLVVPISFGIAVLLAVVAASYTQTVLAYPNGGGSYIVASENLGSGAGRVAGAALLIGYVLTVSVSEAAAVAAMISAFPELQPLRSHLASAMILGIAIVNLRGLRESGVFFAIPTYLFVLSMLSLVGLGIWRVVTGSIQPMNTVETQHVAATTIVPIGFFMLLKAYSAGCTALTGVEAIANGVPAFRPPEPINAARTLRMLAVISITLFVGTSFLANKLHVIPLHEGTPGYETVLSMIARGLVGKTWFYYVIQAATVVILILAANTAFADFPRLCSFIARDDFLPRQLMNVGDRLVFHWGIVLLTAVSIGLIYAFGGETIRLLPLYAGGVFITFSLSQFGMVAHWRKLGGNLPKMTMNLLGAVATTVVGIVFIVSKFTEGAWMIPVIGAGMMWVFIRIHRHYERHTQQLQLQDFAVPSQRLTTAIVLVPRVHIGTITALNYARSIGLDCRALHVSINPAKTQELKRDWERYNFGIPLVVLESQYRSLVDPIIEYVDETLNENPETWVTVIVPEAVPAKWWHRALHNNAAVPIKLALSQRKRVVITNVRYHLQ encoded by the coding sequence ATGCCTAATCTCATTCGCGGCCTGGTTCGCCTTGTTCAGGGCCCGCCGATTCCGTCGAAGCGAGCTAGGCATGAGCGCCTAAGTGTCATATTCGCTCTGCCGACGTTCGCCGCCGACGCGCTCTCGTCTGTCGCGTACGCGACCGAGGCGATCATGCTGGTCCTGCTTGCTGCCTCGATCAATCATCTTCCGCTGGTGGTTCCCATCTCCTTCGGTATCGCGGTTCTGCTAGCGGTGGTGGCTGCTTCGTACACGCAGACGGTGCTCGCCTATCCCAATGGAGGCGGGTCCTACATCGTGGCGTCGGAAAACCTCGGGTCGGGTGCGGGCAGAGTCGCCGGTGCCGCGCTGCTAATCGGCTACGTGTTGACCGTTTCCGTATCGGAAGCTGCTGCGGTCGCCGCCATGATCTCGGCATTCCCGGAGCTCCAGCCCCTGCGTTCTCACCTTGCCAGCGCTATGATTCTAGGGATTGCCATCGTGAACCTCCGAGGCCTTCGGGAGAGCGGCGTATTCTTTGCCATTCCGACCTACCTTTTCGTCCTAAGCATGCTCTCGCTGGTAGGTCTCGGCATATGGAGAGTCGTGACTGGCAGCATCCAGCCGATGAACACGGTCGAAACGCAGCACGTGGCCGCTACTACCATAGTTCCTATTGGGTTCTTCATGCTCTTGAAGGCGTACTCAGCGGGATGTACCGCCCTTACGGGCGTAGAGGCCATCGCGAACGGTGTTCCCGCGTTCCGTCCCCCGGAGCCGATCAACGCCGCAAGGACCCTGCGGATGCTCGCGGTGATCTCCATCACCCTCTTCGTTGGAACCAGCTTCCTCGCGAACAAGCTACATGTGATCCCGCTCCACGAGGGCACACCGGGATACGAAACAGTCCTCTCGATGATTGCTCGGGGCCTCGTAGGTAAAACGTGGTTCTACTATGTCATCCAGGCCGCAACTGTGGTGATTTTGATTCTTGCTGCGAACACCGCTTTCGCCGACTTTCCACGGCTGTGCAGTTTCATTGCCAGAGACGACTTTCTGCCCCGCCAACTGATGAACGTGGGCGACAGGCTGGTCTTCCACTGGGGAATCGTGCTGCTGACAGCGGTCTCGATCGGCCTGATCTATGCTTTCGGCGGTGAGACCATCCGCTTGCTCCCCCTGTATGCCGGAGGCGTGTTCATCACGTTCTCCCTTTCGCAATTCGGCATGGTCGCACACTGGCGGAAGCTCGGCGGCAACCTGCCCAAGATGACGATGAACCTGCTAGGAGCCGTCGCGACAACGGTAGTGGGAATTGTGTTCATCGTGAGCAAGTTCACCGAAGGCGCGTGGATGATTCCTGTTATCGGCGCGGGCATGATGTGGGTGTTCATTCGAATCCACCGCCACTACGAGAGGCATACGCAGCAACTCCAACTCCAAGACTTCGCCGTCCCGTCGCAGAGATTGACCACGGCCATCGTGCTCGTTCCGAGAGTACACATAGGGACGATAACCGCCCTCAACTACGCACGCTCCATCGGTCTCGACTGCCGTGCGCTTCACGTGTCAATCAATCCGGCGAAGACCCAAGAGCTGAAGAGGGACTGGGAACGATACAACTTCGGCATTCCACTCGTGGTCCTCGAATCTCAGTACCGCTCTCTCGTGGACCCTATTATCGAGTACGTGGACGAGACACTGAATGAAAACCCCGAAACCTGGGTCACGGTTATCGTGCCGGAAGCGGTACCTGCGAAGTGGTGGCACCGAGCACTACACAACAACGCAGCGGTACCGATCAAACTCGCACTGTCACAGCGCAAGCGCGTTGTCATTACGAACGTGAGGTACCACCTGCAATGA
- a CDS encoding STAS domain-containing protein, with the protein MIVDWTEDVIFLSGDLTQDHWKTIRTAVALVLKRHPAGVIIDLSQIERITPEGTETFLHMLRYIESGEARFILANAPDHVRQALSKVPGVRSQLPVSSSIEEARASLNLLSEVEPKRKELVEPVLVSLSGDHADQDGLTLAAAIARSRNTGIVAVYLIEVPRALALTAPMPDEEAVARKTLTSVAEQCKHLGVEARCIPKRVRERLQGLESMATEVDAQIIFVVLGSQEVDSEQGAALDSLLQATRREVIVYRGPAGET; encoded by the coding sequence ATGATCGTGGACTGGACCGAGGACGTCATCTTCCTCTCCGGAGACCTAACCCAAGATCACTGGAAGACCATTCGCACCGCAGTAGCATTGGTTCTGAAGCGACACCCTGCAGGGGTGATCATCGATCTCAGTCAGATCGAGCGTATTACGCCCGAAGGGACGGAGACATTCCTTCACATGCTTCGGTACATCGAGAGCGGCGAGGCGCGCTTCATCCTGGCCAACGCCCCCGACCACGTACGTCAAGCACTGTCGAAGGTACCCGGAGTGCGCAGTCAGCTACCGGTCTCAAGCTCCATCGAGGAGGCGCGCGCATCGCTCAACCTGCTTTCCGAAGTCGAACCAAAGCGCAAGGAACTCGTAGAGCCCGTTCTGGTCTCCCTCTCTGGAGATCACGCAGATCAGGATGGTCTCACACTGGCAGCGGCGATTGCGCGATCGCGCAACACGGGCATCGTGGCAGTGTATCTGATCGAGGTGCCTAGGGCTTTAGCCCTAACCGCCCCCATGCCCGACGAGGAAGCAGTCGCGAGAAAGACGCTTACAAGTGTCGCAGAGCAGTGCAAGCATCTCGGGGTGGAGGCCCGATGCATCCCAAAACGGGTACGCGAACGACTGCAAGGCCTCGAGAGCATGGCAACGGAGGTGGATGCTCAGATCATCTTCGTGGTTCTAGGCAGTCAGGAAGTAGATAGCGAACAGGGTGCTGCGCTCGACTCTCTCTTGCAGGCTACACGGCGCGAGGTAATCGTCTATCGTGGCCCCGCAGGAGAGACGTAG
- a CDS encoding prepilin-type N-terminal cleavage/methylation domain-containing protein, whose product MKRMHTGLTLIELMIVVLIISILLAVAVPNYVRARTKSQTTVCLRNLAKLDMAKEHWAMANKASEGTPVTMGDLVSDFLKAEPVCPAGGDYDPRPVGAEPTCSIGGEHSLP is encoded by the coding sequence ATGAAGAGAATGCACACGGGTTTAACCCTTATCGAGCTGATGATCGTGGTTCTCATCATCAGCATTCTCCTTGCTGTGGCTGTTCCCAACTACGTACGTGCCAGAACCAAGAGCCAGACGACCGTGTGCCTGAGAAACCTGGCAAAGCTCGACATGGCGAAAGAGCACTGGGCCATGGCAAACAAGGCATCGGAAGGGACGCCCGTGACCATGGGCGACCTGGTTTCCGACTTTCTGAAAGCCGAGCCTGTGTGTCCAGCCGGCGGCGACTATGATCCGCGGCCGGTGGGCGCAGAGCCGACTTGCTCTATCGGAGGCGAGCATAGCTTGCCATAG
- a CDS encoding prepilin-type N-terminal cleavage/methylation domain-containing protein, whose protein sequence is MRKLNKRDKGFTLIEIMIVVLIIGVLLAIAVPNFMRARETSRANACQANLKQIDAAKEQWAMDNNANNGDAVVDAEVDGYIKGGAPTCPSGGAYTYGAVGTDPTCSIGGLHAL, encoded by the coding sequence ATGCGAAAGCTCAACAAGAGAGATAAGGGCTTTACCCTTATCGAGATCATGATCGTGGTCCTGATTATCGGCGTTCTGCTGGCGATCGCGGTTCCCAACTTCATGAGAGCCCGCGAGACTTCCAGGGCAAACGCGTGCCAGGCGAACCTGAAGCAGATCGACGCTGCCAAGGAGCAGTGGGCGATGGACAACAACGCCAACAACGGCGATGCCGTGGTGGACGCCGAAGTAGACGGCTACATCAAAGGCGGCGCCCCGACGTGTCCTTCCGGTGGAGCGTACACCTACGGTGCGGTCGGTACCGATCCTACTTGCTCAATTGGCGGCCTGCACGCGTTGTAG